A window of Micrococcus endophyticus contains these coding sequences:
- a CDS encoding monovalent cation/H+ antiporter subunit D family protein translates to MSPEALGQLLPLFVAVPLITAGLLTLAGDRPRVHRLVVALVLCLTAGAGALIVARSLDGDVLATSVGGWPGGIGIGFAADMLTGLMLLLTSLLTLVGVNLAHGTRVVNSLYFGPLMLVLMAGVNGALLTADLFNLFVFIEVMLLPSYGLYVLSANRREPLRRVDGARLYVTLNLLTSTILVVAVGFLYALTGTVNLAVMAGAAARDERVAIAGGLVLFALSIKASVVPLHGWLARAYPSTSPAVTAIFAALHTKVAVYALYRVFSVLFDNDARFLPLLLALAGLTLAVGALASVGVHGVRLVLSWQMVSGIGGILVGLGLSTQLGLSAGLFYLVHHMVAMGCLLAATAAVEVRYGTGRLADLQGLARREPLVAVVFFVGLLSIVGIPPFSGFVGKLMLVTAGVEAGRLVTVAVVLVGSLVSLWALLRVWDAWFWGQPGSPHGLRERLATAALPVVGLGAERTGPSGRGSSTDHERTESWTSTQTIDPPTGVMPVTFAADEDVTRSRIPVRLAMPGVVLAAATLVLGLAGQGLWTLTDVAAQGLLDPARYIEAVLAP, encoded by the coding sequence ATGAGCCCCGAGGCGCTCGGGCAGCTGCTGCCCCTCTTCGTCGCCGTCCCGCTGATCACGGCCGGCCTGCTGACGCTCGCCGGCGACCGGCCGCGCGTGCACCGGCTCGTCGTCGCGCTCGTCCTCTGCCTCACCGCGGGCGCCGGCGCGCTGATCGTCGCCCGCTCCCTCGACGGCGACGTGCTCGCCACCTCCGTGGGCGGCTGGCCGGGCGGCATCGGCATCGGCTTCGCTGCGGACATGCTCACGGGGCTCATGCTCCTGCTCACGAGCCTGCTCACCCTGGTGGGCGTCAACCTGGCCCACGGCACCCGCGTGGTGAACTCGCTGTACTTCGGCCCGCTCATGCTCGTGCTGATGGCCGGCGTGAACGGGGCGCTGCTCACCGCGGACCTGTTCAACCTCTTCGTGTTCATCGAGGTCATGCTGCTGCCCAGCTACGGCCTCTACGTCCTCTCCGCGAACCGTCGCGAGCCGCTGCGCCGCGTGGACGGCGCCCGCCTGTACGTGACGCTGAACCTGCTCACCTCCACGATCCTCGTGGTGGCCGTGGGCTTCCTCTACGCCCTCACCGGCACCGTCAACCTCGCCGTCATGGCCGGGGCGGCGGCGCGCGACGAGCGGGTGGCGATCGCCGGCGGCCTCGTGCTGTTCGCCCTGTCCATCAAGGCCTCCGTCGTGCCCCTGCACGGCTGGCTGGCCCGGGCCTACCCCTCGACGTCGCCCGCGGTCACCGCGATCTTCGCGGCCCTGCACACCAAGGTCGCCGTCTACGCCCTGTACCGGGTGTTCTCCGTGCTCTTCGACAACGACGCCCGCTTCCTGCCGCTGCTGCTCGCGTTGGCCGGGCTCACGCTGGCCGTGGGCGCCCTGGCCTCCGTCGGCGTGCACGGCGTGCGCCTCGTGCTCTCCTGGCAGATGGTCAGCGGCATCGGCGGCATCCTCGTCGGGCTCGGGCTGTCCACGCAGCTGGGGCTGTCCGCTGGCCTGTTCTACCTCGTCCACCACATGGTCGCCATGGGGTGCCTGCTGGCCGCGACGGCCGCCGTCGAGGTGCGCTACGGCACCGGGCGGCTCGCGGACCTGCAGGGGCTGGCCCGGCGCGAGCCGCTCGTCGCCGTGGTCTTCTTCGTGGGGCTGCTCTCGATCGTGGGCATCCCGCCGTTCTCCGGCTTCGTCGGCAAGCTCATGCTGGTCACCGCGGGCGTCGAGGCCGGGCGCCTCGTCACGGTCGCCGTGGTCCTCGTGGGCAGCCTCGTGAGCCTGTGGGCGCTGCTGCGCGTGTGGGACGCCTGGTTCTGGGGTCAGCCCGGATCGCCGCACGGCCTGCGGGAGCGACTGGCCACCGCCGCCCTGCCCGTGGTGGGGCTCGGGGCGGAGCGGACCGGGCCCTCGGGCCGGGGCTCCAGCACGGACCACGAGCGGACCGAGTCGTGGACCTCCACCCAGACCATCGACCCGCCCACCGGCGTCATGCCGGTCACCTTCGCCGCGGACGAGGACGTGACGCGCTCGCGCATCCCGGTCCGCCTGGCGATGCCGGGCGTCGTGCTCGCGGCCGCCACCCTGGTGCTCGGCCTCGCCGGCCAGGGGCTGTGGACCCTCACCGACGTCGCCGCGCAGGGCCTGCTGGACCCCGCGCGGTACATCGAGGCGGTGCTGGCCCCGTGA
- a CDS encoding Na+/H+ antiporter subunit E — translation MHADPSSDRPVPADGTVVLAPGRASALSWPWRWLVFWCWYAWALVTSSKAVLKDLVTPGDQARSGIARIRSNCRTDTEVTLLSALITLTPGTLTLGTRRAGARGEEPGDPGATRLLYVHGLYADDADALRGEIHDMERRLLHAMRKQGVA, via the coding sequence GTGCACGCCGACCCCTCATCCGACCGGCCCGTCCCCGCCGACGGCACCGTGGTGCTGGCGCCGGGCCGCGCCTCGGCGCTGTCCTGGCCCTGGCGCTGGCTGGTGTTCTGGTGCTGGTACGCCTGGGCGCTGGTCACCTCCTCCAAGGCCGTCCTCAAGGACCTGGTGACGCCCGGCGACCAGGCGCGCTCCGGGATCGCCCGGATCCGCAGCAACTGCCGCACGGACACGGAGGTGACCCTGCTCTCCGCGCTCATCACGCTCACCCCGGGCACGCTGACGCTCGGCACGCGCCGGGCCGGCGCCCGCGGCGAGGAGCCGGGGGACCCGGGCGCGACGCGCCTGCTCTACGTGCACGGGCTCTACGCGGACGACGCGGACGCCCTGCGCGGGGAGATCCATGATATGGAGCGCCGGCTGCTCCACGCGATGCGGAAGCAGGGGGTGGCCTGA
- a CDS encoding monovalent cation/H+ antiporter complex subunit F has product MPVDYDWSHLGIDVAVALLAVAALVSAYRIVKGPLDADRAVSGDLLTFSILGMLVLFGVRMDNPFTFDLVLVASIVAFLSGMSLARALTRGKR; this is encoded by the coding sequence ATGCCCGTGGACTACGACTGGTCCCACCTCGGGATCGACGTGGCCGTGGCCCTGCTGGCCGTGGCGGCGCTGGTCTCGGCCTACCGGATCGTGAAGGGCCCACTCGACGCGGACCGCGCGGTCTCCGGCGACCTGCTCACGTTCAGCATCCTCGGGATGCTGGTGCTGTTCGGCGTGCGCATGGACAACCCGTTCACCTTCGACCTCGTCCTGGTGGCCTCGATCGTCGCGTTCCTGTCCGGCATGTCCCTGGCCCGCGCGCTCACGCGCGGCAAGCGTTGA
- a CDS encoding cation:proton antiporter subunit C → MTIAITVGLLTFGAFYLFSKRELLRVILGMVLLGHAANLAIIAAGGTDRRGLPFAGRGDVETQADALPQAFVLTAIVIAFAITVLLLTLAVTGRDDDAVADGHEAPDPLEQAAADARFPREELRAAAAQLGREAEARDGGRA, encoded by the coding sequence ATGACCATCGCCATCACGGTGGGACTGCTGACCTTCGGGGCGTTCTACCTGTTCTCCAAGCGCGAGCTGCTGCGCGTCATCCTGGGCATGGTGCTGCTCGGGCACGCCGCCAACCTCGCGATCATCGCCGCCGGCGGCACGGACCGCCGCGGCCTGCCGTTCGCCGGCCGCGGCGACGTCGAGACCCAGGCCGACGCGCTGCCGCAGGCGTTCGTGCTCACCGCCATCGTGATCGCCTTCGCGATCACCGTCCTGCTGCTCACCCTGGCCGTCACCGGCCGCGACGACGACGCCGTGGCGGACGGCCACGAGGCGCCGGACCCCCTCGAGCAGGCCGCCGCCGACGCCCGCTTCCCGCGCGAGGAGCTGCGCGCCGCCGCCGCCCAGCTGGGCCGCGAGGCCGAGGCCCGGGACGGGGGCCGCGCATGA